From a region of the Coffea arabica cultivar ET-39 chromosome 3e, Coffea Arabica ET-39 HiFi, whole genome shotgun sequence genome:
- the LOC113737365 gene encoding major allergen Pru ar 1-like yields the protein MDIMAVITFESEVTSSTPPARLFKAFILDGDDLVPKVMPQAIKNVETLKGDGGAGTIKLITFSEGDAPKNVIEKVTHVVKIKVSGDGRSICKTSRACHSKGDVQLTEEQTEGGKEKIKAGKEKALVMFKAVEAYLLANPHEYN from the exons ATGGATATCATGGCCGTCATCACTTTTGAATCAGAGGTCACTTCCTCAACCCCTCCTGCAAGGTTGTTTAAGGCCTTCATCCTTGATGGGGACGACCTCGTTCCTAAGGTCATGCCACAAGCTATCAAGAATGTAGAAACCCTTAAAGGGGATGGTGGAGCTGGAACAATCAAGTTGATCACTTTCAGTGAAG GTGATGCCCCCAAGAACGTGATAGAGAAAGTCACACATGTTGTCAAAATCAAAGTCTCTGGAGATGGACGGTCAATTTGCAAAACCAGCCGAGCATGCCACAGCAAGGGTGACGTCCAGCTTACAGAAGAACAGACTgaggggggaaaagaaaaaattaaggcAGGAAAAGAGAAGGCCTTGGTCATGTTCAAGGCTGTCGAGGCCTACCTCCTCGCCAATCCTCATGAATACAACTAA